One window of Ralstonia pickettii DTP0602 genomic DNA carries:
- a CDS encoding quinolinate synthetase (K03517: nadA; quinolinate synthase [EC:2.5.1.72]), translating to MTPQSIKTVEFEKPNLANAENATGASCVAHAWAKVPPVLTPDERQELKARIRRLLKERNAVLVAHYYVDADLQDLAEETGGCVSDSLEMARFGRDHEAKTLVVAGVRFMGETAKILSPEKTVLMPDLDATCSLDLGCPADEFAAFCDAHPDRTVVVYANTSAAVKARADWMVTSSIGLKIVEHLHAQGKKILWAPDKHLGSYIQKQTGADMLLWQGSCLVHDEFKGIELDLLRREFPNAKILVHPESPENVVAQADVVGSTSQLIEAAQKLDATEFIVATDNGILHKMRMAAPGKHFIEAPTAGNSATCKSCAHCPWMAMNALTNLAEVLETGRNEIHVDPAIGAKAVTCINRMLDFAAAQKRNVRPSSDLAKEQALFQGIGPA from the coding sequence ATGACCCCACAATCGATCAAGACCGTCGAGTTCGAGAAACCGAACCTGGCGAATGCCGAAAACGCCACTGGCGCAAGCTGCGTGGCCCACGCCTGGGCCAAGGTGCCGCCGGTGCTGACGCCCGACGAGCGCCAGGAACTGAAGGCGCGTATCCGCCGCTTGCTGAAGGAACGCAACGCGGTGCTGGTGGCGCACTATTACGTCGACGCCGACCTGCAGGACCTGGCCGAGGAAACCGGCGGCTGCGTCTCCGATTCCCTGGAAATGGCGCGCTTCGGCCGCGACCACGAGGCCAAGACCCTGGTGGTGGCCGGTGTGCGCTTCATGGGCGAGACTGCCAAGATCCTCAGTCCCGAAAAGACCGTGCTGATGCCGGACCTGGACGCGACCTGCTCGCTCGACCTGGGCTGCCCGGCCGATGAGTTCGCCGCGTTCTGCGATGCGCACCCGGACCGCACCGTGGTGGTTTACGCCAACACCAGCGCCGCCGTGAAGGCGCGCGCGGACTGGATGGTGACCTCCAGCATCGGCCTGAAGATCGTCGAGCACCTGCACGCGCAGGGCAAGAAGATCCTGTGGGCCCCGGACAAGCACCTGGGCAGCTATATCCAGAAGCAGACCGGCGCCGACATGCTGCTGTGGCAGGGCTCGTGCCTGGTGCATGACGAATTCAAGGGCATCGAGCTGGACCTGCTGCGTCGTGAATTCCCCAACGCCAAGATCCTGGTGCACCCGGAATCGCCGGAAAACGTGGTGGCGCAGGCCGACGTGGTCGGCTCGACCTCGCAGTTGATTGAGGCCGCGCAGAAGCTGGACGCGACCGAATTCATCGTCGCTACCGACAACGGCATCCTGCACAAGATGCGCATGGCCGCGCCCGGCAAGCACTTCATCGAAGCACCGACCGCCGGCAACAGCGCGACCTGCAAGAGCTGCGCGCACTGCCCGTGGATGGCGATGAACGCGCTGACCAACCTGGCCGAGGTGCTGGAAACCGGCCGCAACGAGATCCATGTCGATCCGGCAATCGGCGCCAAGGCGGTGACCTGTATCAACCGAATGCTCGACTTCGCCGCAGCGCAGAAGCGCAACGTGCGTCCGTCGTCCGACCTGGCCAAGGAACAGGCCCTGTTCCAGGGGATCGGCCCGGCATGA
- a CDS encoding aminotransferase (K00507: SCD, desC; stearoyl-CoA desaturase (delta-9 desaturase) [EC:1.14.19.1]) — MFDTILDWAANGLANWTWWEIVIYTLVMTHITIAGVTIFLHRCMAHRSLDLHPIAQHFFRFWLWLTTGMVTREWTAIHRKHHAKCETEDDPHSPQIRGIRKVLLEGAELYRAEAKNKETIAKFSHGCPNDWIERNVYSRFTWQGVGLLLIIDLALFGVIGMSVWAVQMLWIPIHAAGIINGLGHWWGYRNYDCEDASTNVSPWGLIIGGEELHNNHHTYPTSAKFSIKWYEFDVGWGYIRAMQAVGLAKVKKTPPKARLVEARPVDHNTLEAIIANRYDVMARYAKAVKGAFRQELDKLKEGGVAEYRSFKPASKWFHREETKLAATQREQLASIVEQNKALQTFVEMRRELAAIWGRSNLTREQLLQQLQAWCHRAEASGIQALHDFSLRLRRYA, encoded by the coding sequence TTGTTCGACACTATTCTTGACTGGGCCGCCAATGGCCTTGCCAACTGGACCTGGTGGGAGATCGTCATCTACACGCTCGTGATGACGCATATCACGATCGCCGGCGTCACCATCTTCCTGCACCGCTGCATGGCGCACCGGTCGCTGGATCTGCACCCCATTGCCCAACACTTCTTCCGGTTCTGGCTGTGGCTGACCACTGGCATGGTCACGCGCGAGTGGACCGCGATCCACCGCAAGCACCACGCCAAGTGCGAAACGGAAGACGATCCGCACAGCCCGCAGATCCGTGGCATCCGCAAGGTGCTGCTGGAAGGCGCCGAGCTGTATCGCGCCGAAGCCAAGAACAAGGAAACCATCGCCAAGTTCAGCCATGGCTGCCCCAACGACTGGATCGAGCGCAACGTGTACTCGCGCTTCACCTGGCAGGGCGTGGGCCTGCTGCTGATCATCGACCTGGCGCTGTTCGGCGTGATCGGCATGTCGGTTTGGGCGGTGCAGATGCTGTGGATCCCGATCCATGCCGCCGGCATCATCAATGGCCTGGGCCACTGGTGGGGTTATCGCAACTACGATTGCGAAGACGCGTCGACCAACGTGTCGCCGTGGGGCCTGATCATCGGCGGCGAAGAGCTGCACAACAACCACCACACCTACCCGACTTCGGCCAAGTTCTCGATCAAGTGGTATGAGTTCGACGTGGGCTGGGGCTATATCCGAGCGATGCAGGCGGTCGGCCTGGCCAAGGTCAAGAAGACTCCGCCGAAGGCGCGCCTGGTGGAAGCCCGCCCGGTCGACCACAACACGCTGGAAGCCATCATCGCCAACCGCTATGACGTGATGGCGCGCTACGCCAAGGCCGTCAAGGGCGCGTTCCGCCAGGAACTGGACAAGCTCAAGGAAGGCGGCGTGGCCGAGTACCGCAGCTTCAAGCCCGCCAGCAAGTGGTTCCACCGCGAGGAAACCAAGCTGGCCGCGACCCAGCGCGAGCAGCTCGCCAGCATCGTCGAACAGAACAAGGCGCTGCAGACCTTCGTGGAAATGCGCCGCGAGCTGGCCGCCATCTGGGGCCGTTCCAACCTGACGCGTGAGCAGCTGCTGCAGCAGCTGCAGGCCTGGTGCCATCGCGCCGAGGCCAGTGGCATCCAGGCGCTGCACGATTTCTCGCTGCGCCTGCGCCGCTACGCCTGA
- a CDS encoding mechanosensitive ion channel protein MscS, with protein sequence MNGETLSGLGGGLKASHSTFGKMLDDLIRDAGGPGFFWQLLVLAGCLLVAWPLARYVVRRLEARYESSSFSVRFAAASLERAMFPLAGWVLVMIARFALESLIPISVLRLALVPLFGITALNFTFYILRRVMSGSGQLHGMLLLVEKVLTTLVWVGMALYVLGVLSDVVGWMEAVRFSIGGKQKISLADTLMAVVWILLTVLVAMWFGSWLEERLMRSNNLDVNLRVVLTRISKALLLLVSLLLSLSLVGIDLTVLSVFGGALGVGLGLGLQKIASNYISGFIILLDRSVKLGDQITVDKYTGIVSQIRTRYTVVRNGDGETLVPNEQLVAQSVQNHSFSNTNVRVATRVQADYNADPETVIALLTACVRDLPRVLRDPEPAAFLVMFADSGIEYEVAVFIADPQSGKLGVQSAMNRAIWRTLRDHGISIPYPQREVRVLGDTPLPGMTAAARPAELPEAANAP encoded by the coding sequence ATGAACGGCGAAACCCTGTCCGGCCTGGGCGGCGGCCTGAAAGCCTCCCATTCGACGTTCGGCAAGATGCTGGACGACCTGATCCGCGACGCAGGCGGCCCGGGCTTCTTCTGGCAGCTGCTGGTCCTGGCTGGCTGCCTGCTAGTGGCCTGGCCGCTGGCGCGCTATGTCGTGCGGCGGCTCGAAGCCCGCTACGAAAGCTCCAGCTTCTCGGTGCGCTTTGCCGCCGCCAGCCTGGAGCGGGCCATGTTCCCGCTGGCCGGCTGGGTGCTGGTGATGATCGCCCGCTTCGCGCTGGAGTCGCTGATCCCGATCAGCGTGCTGCGCCTCGCGCTGGTGCCGCTGTTCGGCATCACCGCCCTGAACTTCACCTTCTATATCCTGCGCCGGGTCATGTCCGGCAGCGGCCAGTTGCACGGCATGCTGCTGCTGGTGGAAAAGGTGCTGACCACGCTGGTGTGGGTCGGCATGGCGCTTTACGTGCTGGGCGTGCTGTCGGACGTGGTCGGATGGATGGAGGCCGTGCGCTTCTCGATCGGCGGCAAGCAGAAGATCAGCCTGGCCGACACGCTGATGGCGGTGGTGTGGATCCTGCTGACGGTGCTGGTGGCGATGTGGTTCGGCTCGTGGCTGGAAGAGCGGCTGATGCGCTCGAACAACCTGGACGTCAACCTGAGGGTGGTGCTGACGCGCATCTCCAAGGCGCTGCTGCTGCTGGTGTCGCTGCTGCTGAGCCTGTCGCTGGTGGGCATCGACCTGACCGTCCTGTCGGTGTTCGGCGGCGCGCTCGGTGTCGGCCTGGGCCTGGGTTTGCAGAAGATCGCCAGCAACTACATCTCCGGCTTCATCATCCTGCTGGACCGCTCGGTCAAGCTGGGTGACCAGATCACGGTGGACAAGTACACCGGCATCGTGTCGCAGATCCGCACCCGCTACACCGTGGTACGCAACGGCGACGGCGAGACACTGGTGCCGAACGAGCAACTGGTGGCCCAGTCGGTGCAGAACCATTCGTTCTCGAACACCAATGTGCGCGTGGCGACACGGGTGCAGGCCGACTACAACGCCGACCCGGAAACCGTGATCGCGCTGCTGACCGCCTGCGTGCGCGACCTGCCGCGCGTGCTGCGCGACCCGGAGCCGGCCGCCTTCCTGGTGATGTTCGCCGACAGCGGCATCGAGTACGAGGTTGCGGTCTTTATCGCCGACCCGCAGAGTGGCAAGCTGGGGGTGCAATCGGCGATGAACCGCGCCATCTGGCGCACGCTGCGCGACCACGGTATCTCGATCCCGTATCCGCAGCGCGAGGTGAGGGTGCTGGGCGACACGCCGCTACCCGGCATGACCGCCGCGGCACGGCCAGCCGAACTGCCTGAAGCTGCAAATGCACCTTAG
- a CDS encoding SAM-dependent methyltransferase (K03500: rsmB, sun; 16S rRNA (cytosine967-C5)-methyltransferase [EC:2.1.1.176]), translating to MSRNEAGNRPAGTRPARSEGRAPVRSKGKGSPIRKPANAGRDGAPRVHGGLHATHIQHIDRLLGKVMLFARPADAVVSYYFRENSKLGHRERGIIAEAIYAVLRRRVEFAQFAESGTGATSRRLALLGLAATLGRDVLSPFLHPEEAEWLDRLTTIERSSLAPRVRANLPEWLYDELVRQHGETFTAALGDAWLRPAPLDLRVNLAKTSREAALAELQAAGLGAESTPMAPAGIRMTGKPALNQLPIFVNGLVEVQDEGSQLLCNLVAPKRGEMVVDFCAGAGGKTLALGAAMRSTGRLYAFDVSEKRLANLKPRLARSGLSNVHPVLIDSERDAKIKRLAGKADRVLVDAPCSGLGTLRRNPDLKWRQSPESVLELTAKQSAILDSAARLVKGGGRVVYATCSVLEAENEAIVRDFLAAHPNFRLVPASEVLAEQKIEVPGLSADSAMFALFPHLHQTDGFFAAVLERTS from the coding sequence ATGAGTCGCAACGAGGCAGGAAACCGACCCGCAGGAACCCGACCCGCTCGCAGCGAGGGCCGCGCGCCCGTGCGCAGCAAGGGCAAGGGCAGTCCCATCCGCAAGCCGGCCAACGCCGGCCGGGACGGCGCGCCGCGCGTGCACGGCGGGCTGCATGCCACCCATATCCAGCATATCGACCGGCTGCTCGGCAAGGTGATGCTGTTCGCCCGCCCGGCCGATGCCGTGGTGAGCTACTACTTCCGCGAGAACAGCAAGCTCGGCCACCGCGAGCGCGGCATCATCGCCGAGGCGATCTACGCCGTGCTGCGGCGGCGCGTGGAGTTTGCGCAGTTTGCCGAAAGCGGCACGGGCGCGACCTCGCGCCGGCTGGCGCTGCTGGGCCTGGCCGCGACGCTGGGGCGCGACGTGCTGTCGCCGTTCCTGCATCCCGAAGAGGCCGAATGGCTGGACCGGCTGACCACGATCGAGCGCTCGAGCCTGGCGCCGCGCGTACGTGCCAACCTGCCAGAATGGCTGTACGACGAACTGGTGCGCCAGCATGGCGAGACCTTCACCGCGGCGCTGGGCGATGCCTGGCTGCGCCCGGCCCCGCTGGACCTGCGCGTCAACCTGGCCAAGACCAGCCGTGAGGCGGCGCTGGCCGAGCTGCAGGCCGCCGGCCTGGGCGCCGAGTCCACGCCGATGGCGCCGGCCGGCATCCGCATGACCGGCAAGCCGGCGCTGAACCAGTTGCCGATCTTCGTCAACGGCCTGGTCGAAGTGCAGGACGAGGGCAGCCAGCTGCTGTGCAACCTGGTGGCACCCAAGCGCGGCGAGATGGTGGTCGACTTCTGCGCGGGCGCTGGCGGCAAGACGCTGGCGCTGGGCGCGGCGATGCGCTCGACCGGCCGGCTCTATGCCTTCGACGTATCGGAGAAGCGCCTGGCCAACCTCAAGCCGCGGCTGGCGCGCAGCGGACTGTCCAACGTCCATCCGGTGCTGATCGACTCCGAGCGCGACGCCAAGATCAAGCGCCTGGCCGGCAAGGCCGACCGGGTGCTGGTGGACGCGCCGTGCAGCGGGCTGGGCACGCTGCGGCGCAACCCTGACCTGAAGTGGCGCCAGTCGCCCGAATCGGTGCTGGAGCTGACCGCCAAGCAGAGTGCGATCCTGGATTCGGCCGCGCGCCTAGTCAAGGGCGGCGGCCGCGTGGTCTACGCCACCTGCAGCGTGCTGGAAGCCGAAAACGAAGCGATCGTGCGCGATTTCCTTGCCGCGCACCCCAACTTCCGCCTCGTGCCAGCCAGCGAAGTGCTCGCCGAACAGAAGATCGAAGTCCCCGGATTGTCGGCAGATAGCGCCATGTTCGCGCTCTTTCCACACCTGCACCAGACCGACGGCTTCTTCGCCGCGGTGCTGGAACGCACCAGCTGA
- a CDS encoding phosphoribosylglycinamide formyltransferase (K11175: purN; phosphoribosylglycinamide formyltransferase 1 [EC:2.1.2.2]) — MKKIVILISGRGSNMEAIVRACAGGGWPARVAAVLSNRPDAAGLRFAQQQGIETGVVDHRQFPDRAAFDAALAEAIDAYVPDLVVLAGFMRILTPGFVDRYAGRLFNIHPSLLPCFPGLNTHKQALDAGVKLHGATVHFVTPELDHGPIVIQAALDVRPTDTPESLAERLLECEHVIYPRAVQWFVEDRLQLQDGVVNVINPAEPQLLMAISANTRAEGVKA, encoded by the coding sequence ATGAAAAAAATTGTCATCTTGATTTCCGGGCGGGGCTCCAATATGGAAGCCATCGTCCGAGCCTGCGCGGGAGGTGGCTGGCCCGCCCGCGTGGCAGCGGTGCTGTCCAACCGGCCGGATGCCGCCGGGCTGCGGTTCGCACAGCAGCAAGGCATCGAAACCGGGGTCGTCGACCATCGCCAGTTCCCTGACCGCGCCGCCTTCGACGCGGCACTGGCCGAGGCCATCGACGCCTACGTGCCCGACCTGGTGGTGCTGGCGGGCTTCATGCGCATCCTGACCCCCGGCTTCGTCGACCGGTACGCGGGCCGGCTGTTCAATATCCATCCCTCGCTGCTGCCTTGCTTCCCCGGGCTGAACACTCACAAGCAGGCGCTGGACGCCGGCGTCAAGCTGCACGGCGCCACCGTGCATTTCGTCACGCCCGAACTGGACCACGGCCCGATCGTGATCCAGGCCGCGCTGGACGTGCGGCCGACGGATACGCCCGAGAGCTTGGCGGAGCGCCTGCTCGAATGCGAGCATGTGATCTATCCGCGCGCCGTGCAATGGTTTGTCGAGGACCGCCTGCAACTGCAGGACGGCGTAGTCAACGTTATCAACCCGGCCGAGCCGCAATTGCTGATGGCCATCTCCGCCAATACCCGGGCGGAAGGAGTCAAGGCATGA
- a CDS encoding LuxR family transcriptional regulator, giving the protein MSNAAPTLLVVDDHPMALSGTTAFLAEVMPDVAVHAAGSAREALASLQEGLRPDIVLLDIWLNDGTGFDAMQSFKTVIPGARFIFMSAEATPEIVGRARALSACGFVGKHLDANAFTAAVRKVLAGDTSFPTDEALNGHAQSFGPAHGIPVTPAELGLTPRQGSVLALVLEGLPNKVIARRLGLTENTVKEHVSAILQRLGVRTRMQVMSRMERFRLRQ; this is encoded by the coding sequence ATGTCGAACGCTGCACCGACGTTGTTGGTGGTCGATGATCATCCCATGGCTTTGTCAGGCACTACGGCGTTCCTCGCCGAAGTGATGCCGGATGTGGCGGTACACGCCGCCGGCAGTGCCCGCGAAGCCCTGGCTAGCTTGCAAGAGGGGCTTCGCCCCGACATCGTGCTGCTGGATATCTGGCTGAACGACGGCACCGGCTTCGATGCCATGCAGTCGTTCAAGACCGTGATCCCCGGCGCACGCTTTATCTTCATGTCCGCCGAGGCCACGCCGGAGATCGTGGGCCGCGCCCGCGCGCTGTCGGCCTGCGGCTTCGTCGGCAAGCACCTGGACGCCAACGCCTTTACCGCGGCGGTGCGCAAGGTGCTGGCGGGCGACACCTCCTTCCCTACCGATGAAGCGCTGAACGGGCACGCGCAGTCGTTCGGGCCCGCGCACGGCATTCCGGTCACGCCGGCTGAGCTCGGCCTGACGCCGCGCCAGGGCTCGGTGCTGGCGCTGGTGCTGGAAGGACTGCCGAACAAGGTGATCGCGCGCAGGCTGGGGCTGACCGAGAACACGGTCAAGGAACACGTGTCGGCCATCCTGCAGCGCCTGGGCGTGCGCACGCGCATGCAGGTGATGTCGCGGATGGAACGCTTCCGCCTGCGGCAGTAA
- a CDS encoding sensor histidine kinase: MNDAPPNRFFPRLLPRILPQATAQLDVETRAKLMAIVHKNSPTAIVASVLLPALTALGFWDDVSHAALLGWCVVMLLLTAGGLWFYYGYQRDSASMSRSAHTRKWWNNMRAVAFLTGVTWGSSALLHLYTGSAVFSSVLYLLTLGVIAGGAVSQAPVPSNLVYAGVPILVPNILMAEFAFPGHGAYVQGLLVIYALMLSRHAFNLQVTLVRAIQLEGDSRRLAKQFQEEKERALHASEEKSRFLAAASHDLRQPVHALVMLVEALRARNQSSALHPLVEQVAAGTQTIDLLFRSLLDLSKLEGRKVLPTLEPCELGALIRDVMSQFAADARESGLTLTPRVPDELYAMAEPVLLRRALFNLVQNALRYTQRGGVLVNARQRRKHVRLEVWDTGAGVTPEHLPEIFSPYYQVNNPQRDPSQGLGLGLAIFKECVRLMRGTYGVRSVPGKGSVFWFALAPVPAETVASVREMRAMAQAEEAKPDRLQGTVLVVDDDSQIRKAWIALMEAWGIRVACAAHGAEADKLFAKGLRPDIIFCDLRLPGSENGLDLLERWQNTQPQARSALLTGDLKSAALAAAEEAGYFVLPKPVDPASLRMLLRRWLRPA, translated from the coding sequence TTGAACGACGCGCCGCCCAACCGGTTCTTCCCCCGGCTCCTGCCCCGAATCCTGCCCCAGGCGACCGCCCAGCTTGACGTTGAAACGCGCGCCAAGCTGATGGCCATCGTGCACAAGAACTCGCCGACGGCGATCGTGGCCTCGGTGCTGCTGCCCGCGCTAACTGCCCTCGGATTCTGGGATGACGTGAGCCATGCTGCCTTGTTGGGCTGGTGCGTGGTGATGCTGTTGCTGACCGCCGGTGGTCTGTGGTTCTACTACGGCTACCAGCGCGACAGCGCCTCGATGAGCCGCTCCGCGCACACGCGCAAGTGGTGGAACAATATGCGCGCGGTTGCGTTCCTGACCGGCGTGACCTGGGGCAGCTCGGCGCTGCTGCATTTGTATACAGGCTCGGCGGTGTTCTCCAGCGTGCTGTACCTGCTGACACTGGGGGTGATCGCGGGCGGCGCGGTGTCGCAGGCGCCGGTGCCGTCCAACCTGGTCTACGCCGGGGTGCCGATCCTGGTGCCCAATATCCTGATGGCGGAGTTCGCCTTCCCTGGCCATGGCGCCTATGTACAGGGGCTGCTGGTGATCTACGCGCTGATGCTGTCGCGCCATGCCTTCAATCTGCAGGTCACGCTGGTGCGCGCGATCCAGCTCGAAGGCGACAGCCGCCGCCTGGCCAAGCAATTCCAGGAAGAGAAAGAGCGCGCACTGCATGCCAGCGAGGAAAAGTCGCGCTTCCTGGCAGCGGCCAGCCATGACCTGCGCCAGCCGGTGCATGCGCTGGTGATGCTGGTGGAGGCGCTGCGCGCGCGCAACCAGTCCTCGGCGCTGCATCCGCTGGTGGAGCAGGTGGCGGCCGGCACCCAGACCATCGACCTGCTGTTCCGCTCGCTGCTGGACCTGTCCAAGCTGGAAGGGCGCAAGGTGTTGCCTACGCTGGAGCCGTGCGAACTGGGCGCGCTGATCCGCGACGTGATGAGCCAGTTTGCCGCCGACGCGCGCGAAAGCGGCCTGACGCTGACGCCGCGCGTGCCCGACGAGCTATATGCGATGGCCGAGCCGGTGCTGCTGCGCCGCGCGCTGTTCAACCTGGTGCAGAACGCGCTGCGCTACACCCAGCGTGGCGGCGTGCTGGTGAACGCGCGCCAGCGCCGCAAGCATGTGCGGCTGGAGGTGTGGGATACGGGTGCCGGCGTCACGCCCGAGCACTTGCCGGAAATCTTCTCGCCCTACTACCAGGTCAACAACCCGCAGCGCGACCCGTCACAAGGGCTGGGCCTGGGCCTGGCGATCTTCAAGGAGTGCGTGCGGCTGATGCGCGGCACCTATGGCGTGCGCTCGGTGCCGGGCAAGGGCTCGGTGTTCTGGTTCGCGCTGGCGCCGGTGCCGGCCGAGACCGTGGCCAGCGTGCGCGAGATGCGCGCCATGGCGCAGGCCGAGGAAGCCAAGCCCGATCGCCTGCAGGGCACGGTGCTGGTGGTCGACGACGACAGCCAGATCCGCAAAGCCTGGATTGCGCTGATGGAAGCGTGGGGCATCCGCGTGGCCTGCGCCGCGCACGGCGCCGAAGCCGACAAGCTGTTCGCGAAGGGCCTGCGCCCGGACATCATCTTCTGCGACCTGCGCCTGCCGGGCAGTGAAAACGGGCTGGACCTGCTGGAGCGCTGGCAGAACACGCAGCCGCAGGCGCGCAGCGCGCTGCTGACCGGCGACCTGAAGTCGGCCGCGCTGGCAGCGGCGGAAGAGGCGGGGTATTTCGTGTTGCCAAAGCCGGTGGACCCGGCTTCGCTGCGCATGCTGCTGCGGCGCTGGCTGCGCCCGGCGTAG
- a CDS encoding riboflavin kinase (K11753: ribF; riboflavin kinase / FMN adenylyltransferase [EC:2.7.1.26 2.7.7.2]): protein MPPFVASRHAARAGCGTKTAARGRPPAAGAASRPIRLIMPALPEKFPAVPVKVFRGLPNAESRAPCALTIGNFDGVHRGHQSLLARARAAADARGLPLCVMTFEPHPREFFTPDKAPTRIALLRDKLESLRRNGVDRVVVEHFNAHFAGQSPQEFVENVLWHGLHARWVLVGDDFRFGAKRAGDVAYLQEAGRRYGFDVEQMGSVSEGGIRISSSAVRQALADGDLEHARRLLGHGYAISGHVIHGRKLGRDLGFPTLNLRISHKRPAVNGIFVVQVHGIAEHPLPGVASIGVRPTIEDAGRVLLEVHLFDFNESLYGKLVRVEFMKKLRDEARFDSLEELTAAIAKDSAEARAFFGLTAPGAAEGAGGRDFATSATDRIS, encoded by the coding sequence ATGCCGCCTTTTGTAGCATCGCGCCATGCCGCGAGGGCCGGTTGCGGCACAAAAACAGCAGCACGGGGCCGGCCACCGGCCGCGGGAGCGGCAAGCCGACCCATTCGCCTTATAATGCCCGCTTTACCTGAAAAGTTTCCCGCCGTCCCCGTGAAAGTCTTCCGCGGCCTGCCCAACGCCGAAAGCCGGGCGCCCTGCGCGCTCACCATCGGCAATTTCGACGGTGTGCATCGCGGCCACCAGTCGCTGCTTGCGCGCGCGCGCGCGGCTGCCGACGCGCGCGGCCTGCCGCTGTGCGTGATGACCTTCGAGCCACATCCGCGCGAATTCTTCACCCCGGACAAGGCCCCCACGCGCATCGCGCTGCTGCGCGACAAGCTGGAAAGCCTGCGCCGCAATGGCGTGGACCGCGTGGTGGTGGAGCATTTCAACGCCCACTTTGCCGGCCAGTCGCCGCAGGAATTCGTGGAGAACGTGCTGTGGCACGGACTGCACGCGCGCTGGGTGCTGGTCGGCGACGATTTCCGCTTCGGCGCCAAGCGCGCCGGCGATGTTGCCTACCTGCAGGAAGCGGGCCGCCGCTACGGCTTCGATGTCGAGCAGATGGGCTCGGTGTCCGAAGGCGGCATCCGCATCTCCAGCTCGGCAGTGCGCCAGGCGCTGGCCGACGGCGACCTGGAGCACGCGCGGCGCCTGCTGGGCCACGGCTATGCCATCAGCGGCCACGTGATCCACGGACGCAAGCTGGGCCGCGACCTGGGCTTCCCGACGCTGAACCTGCGCATCTCGCACAAGCGCCCCGCGGTCAACGGCATCTTTGTCGTGCAGGTGCACGGTATTGCCGAACACCCGCTGCCGGGCGTGGCCAGCATCGGCGTGCGCCCGACCATCGAGGACGCCGGCCGGGTGCTGCTGGAAGTCCACCTGTTCGACTTCAATGAAAGCCTGTACGGCAAGCTGGTGCGGGTGGAGTTCATGAAGAAGCTGCGCGACGAGGCACGCTTCGACAGCCTGGAAGAACTGACCGCCGCGATCGCCAAGGACAGCGCCGAAGCGCGCGCCTTCTTCGGCCTGACCGCGCCGGGCGCGGCCGAAGGCGCGGGCGGCCGCGACTTCGCCACCTCCGCCACCGACCGAATTAGCTAG